In one window of Gammaproteobacteria bacterium DNA:
- a CDS encoding GatB/YqeY domain-containing protein — MTIKEELASELREAMLARDARRRDVVRQIETEVTRRVTAPGFTGEADDALYEQVIASYVKKMSKARDDYAGFGERGAAMAEKLDFEVEYLSRWLPKTLSEAETVALVRAAIAELGANDPKSAGRVIGHLMKSHRDELDGALVGRLVREELGAG; from the coding sequence GTGACCATCAAAGAGGAACTTGCGTCGGAGCTGCGAGAGGCGATGCTGGCACGCGATGCGCGCAGACGTGACGTCGTGCGGCAGATCGAAACGGAAGTCACTCGCAGGGTTACCGCTCCCGGCTTCACCGGGGAGGCCGATGATGCACTCTACGAGCAGGTAATCGCGTCCTACGTGAAGAAGATGAGCAAGGCTCGTGACGACTACGCCGGCTTCGGGGAGCGAGGGGCGGCGATGGCCGAGAAGCTCGATTTTGAAGTCGAGTACCTTTCCCGCTGGCTTCCCAAGACGCTGTCGGAAGCCGAAACCGTTGCTCTAGTTCGCGCGGCGATCGCCGAACTCGGTGCCAACGATCCGAAATCTGCCGGACGAGTGATCGGCCATCTGATGAAGTCGCATCGCGATGAGCTGGACGGAGCGCTGGTGGGCAGGCTCGTACGAGAGGAACTCGGCGCAGGGTAG